The window GTAACTCGTATaacgggaaaaaaagaaaaagaatgataagaaaaaaagatcaataattttccaaatcggAATGGATCCGTTATTGCAATCGATCGGTAATCGAAATATTACCGACCGAGTCGCGAGTTTCGTTTGCGAGGCTTGTCTGATCGAATACGGATTTATTCTACTTCGGcctacgaaagaaagaaacgaattccaattcaaatatttcgtatataacttttacattcgattaattatttttcatagttAATAACATATCTGTTTCTATGGATTATCATTAGATTGGTCGTGACgaatggaaatttcttttttcttcagcGACAGCGACCGTGAGCGTGGCCAAACCAAGAATAATAGGAGAGAATGACGAGCCATTAAATCTGAGCCCGGAAAACGAGTCGGATGATTTCTGGCACACCTCTGTTGGAAAGTTTCGATTCAATATCGAGGATCTTCCCGAACAATTGCAGTATATTCATAAGCTTTTGAAGGTTGGGAACAGATTTAGATGGGATAGTCGGTTTTGAAATggtttggaaattttagaacgaCGATTAAATTGTTTCCTCCTTCAGGAGATCATGACGATCGACAAACCTGACATACTCTACTACATGCTCCAATGTTTAAACGTGATGTGCCTTTACGGGGATGCTTTCAACATGGCGGTGAAGGACCATCAAGGATTCTTCATATGGTGTCAAGAAAATTTACTgataaaaaagtaagaatttaattatcgctTCTCGTGAGAATACATCCTCTACtgacaatattttacataccTTGCAGGTGAATAGAAATTTCAGGTATTCTTTCATAATTCTCGATGACGAATGTATTTATccgtttttaacaattataagtaaaattttcagaaaaaattcaacattgtttcttctttctaccTCTACAGTCTATGGGAACTTCTAAACGGGGAGCATTCTCACATAGCTCACGTCACAGTGCCATTGTTGCTCCACTGCGTGACATTGCCTTGTGGAATAGACACCTTCTGGCGTCTGATACAGGAAGAATTCCACAATTCTGATTGGCGTATTCGTTTCGTGGCAggtatgaaaaagaagaatttgatgataaattaatctctAAAACATCGATCGACAATTTAACAGTCGAAAGAGTTACATTGATCGCGAGATTCATGGATTCTACTCCTCTGAGGAACGTAATCAGCCTCCAAGCTGCCCTAGCGAACGCGTTCTGCTATCTAATCGCAAGTATGGACGACATAAATGTGTACGTTGCTCAGAGAGCCACCTTGTACCTTGGCACCATCCACGATACAGCTATGAGAGTAAGATTCGTATACACAATTCGTTGCATTCGTTCGAATGATTTACGAATAAGAATTCAAATTCTTGCAGTCCCTGATCCTCTGCTTGGAGACCCAATTCGATTCAGTGATAGTCGACCGGCCGATGGTTCTCCAATCATTGTACCAATTGCACAACAGTCTCAGCGATAGACATATCTTGACTTGGGAGTTTTTTCTCAATCGTTTCGACGCGCTCTTCCTCGAGGCGCAGATCAATTTGGAAAGATCTGGAGATATACCCTATCTGCGCGGTCAGTTTTCAAATTCTCGACGAGTAGACTGCAGATCTTTATtccctgaaaataaaatttttatgaattaaaaatggaacttgtataaaaatttattttattatatcgtaacGCATATTTTGCGTGCCTTCCATTATagggaatgaataaatatctgcagactattaattaataatattttcatataatatttatttatcgagagGATTATTTATCGTAGATCTCAGAAATACGGATTTGAACAGCGAAATCTTCATGAAGAAGTTGCACAGAGCGCAGGAGGCGTTGTCTCAGTCGGAAGGAAGCGGGACTAACTCCATAAAGACGTTGAGCGCGAGTTTCGGCACGAAATGGCCGTACAAACGCACCATGTCGGCACCAGCGTCGATGATTCCTCGCCAAGACACTAAACAAGGTAAATCAAAcgattcgtggaaaatttttgtgGATATATCGTGATTCATTCCATAGTTTACTTTTTATAGTCAGAAATTCCTATATCGTTGATCAACGATTGTCAACGTTGACTCACAAAAGATAAGTCAGACTTGAAGAATACGTAGGTATTCGAATGCACCTTTTACACTTTTACTAAACTCAGATTAGACCGTAGACTCGTCagagaataatattagaatcaaATAGAAGCctaggaattattatttatcgtttaatttggGTCGAACAGTGAAACGAagttataagtaataataaaagaaaaattattagagatcAAACCATGCATATCTAGAATGAtgaaaagaacaatttttcaacaaattttgaatatattggaCGCCTATTAACAAGCAACATGCCATGCCCTTTATTACAATTACAGCTAACAGGTTTCTTAATTTCGTTGCAAGGAATTTCATTGCTAAGAaacaaatcaatatatatgatgtatctatccaacaaaaatttcttctgctcgattaatttgcaatttccTAAGAATTTCTGCTACCAAGAACGAATCCCTTACTCTTTGAAAGAATCGGCAGCGATCAATCTCGCGCCGTCGACTTAGCTTCGATTCGCAGAAAATCTAGTAGTCGATCGTACATCGTCTAAACCACTCGCTGTTTACACGCGTTTCTCAATTGTGTTCCAACCGTGTCGAACCCGCGCAGAAAAGGAGAAGGTGTACAGCCGGCAATACTCGGCGCCTATCCTGAAGCGCAAGAGCTCCAGATTCGGACTGGGTCAGTTGCTGGGGTCCACCCCACCTAATAACAGTATACCAGGTAGAGTAGCGTTGCTGATGCTAGCCTTAGACGTGGCCGTTTATCTTCTGTGTTATTCTATgtttctacatatatatatatacacatacacatacaaaCAAACATATACCCACCTATTTACCCATCTGTGTACACGCGAAACGCGAAACGCGATGTTCGATGTGGAAACCTGTGTGGTAAGTTTGATGGTTCATTAACCTCCTTGTTGACCGACGACTTCGCTTAGTTTTCTTTTTGCGCTGTGACCCAAAAGGTTAACGGGGTTAATCaccgataaaatttctttgcatTGCGGTGAAAAATTCATATGATTacactggaaaaaaaaaaaattcgatttggcTTTGGTTTCGCTTAGGCATTGCGCTGTGGAGCTATTTATATGATTGGTATTTTGAGGATGATGGAAGTTTGAACAATATTGAGAAaacttttagaataaattttcttccctcccaTTGTTTTGAGCATTGTTTGTTGCAGGATCGTATATATCAGATTTTCGTATAAAGTTTCctcgagaattttcttttttttttgtagcgAGTAGAAATTTGTGTAGTTTTTCCGATATTTTGTTTGTAGATTGAAAAGATTGGTACCCTTTCCTTTAGATCGTGCAGATAAATCCCTTTGTCCTAGTTGAATGTTTGTAGACAGTTTCCTGGTAATAgtagattttgaatttataaaattcgtaaaCGGTATAGagtttaacataattattttcatgcaTGATTgtagataatgaaaaattctatgataatattaatatgcaaGCAAGGGtggtaagaattttttttttaaacttgatcactcaatttttatcttattttatccgattaaaacttaaaaacaatatttattatcaactcAACGTTACAGATGGTCATGTTCATTCGTTAAACATGGTGGATGAAACTAGCGCGTTACCAGGATACACACACAAAATTGTAGATTTGGAAGAAGCTGACAAAGAGACCATGCACTTATTGGTTTTTCTTTTGATGCAATTTCTCTCCAGACAGGATcaggtaaattaattattttttaattctaatttttattcgctCTTTCTTCATCAAAAACATTATTGTCCAGGCTTATCCAACGGATGAAAAACCTCTATCAAAAACGCAAGGAATCGTTCTACGTCACTTGTATCTTTTACTAGGTTATAACCAAACTGAACGCATTTTTCATACTTCTCCGCAACGATTAAggtattaaatatcgataataaatcacCAATTATCAACAGAATGAACAATCTAGAATCAATTCACTTCAGAGTTTCACCTGTATTCAACGTCTTTATCGCGAATCTTCCTCAACTTCTGGACCAGAATCATGTGATGGGATGGATGATGACGCCTCCAGTTCTGGCTATACTTCAACACTGTCCTTGTCCTCCGCAAGGTGTACCTCCATCCGATCATCAAACACCCACGTATAGCCTATGGTATCTCGAACCGCATAATAGACGCTCTTGGTTAATGGCTCTTCTCGTTATACTGTATAAGGTGAACTAGacacatttcaaatatttttccatccttttcttaattcgagaaaattaattaactttttttatacgcGTATAGTGTCAATATGGCCAACAACCATGGTGCAATCAATTGCAAGTGTTGATCAAGATCGTATTAAACACTTTAGATACACAACACCATCAATGTAAAAGAATTCCAGCTACCGTGGTGATGAGCGCTCCATCCAGATCACGTGGTACATTGGtgttaacttttaatatattattttaaaatacaaaaatgttaaGATGGAAATCACGctacaattaaatttcagaCGTATCTCAACCGTCTCTAGGCGTGGATCACGAACTGATGGCAATGGGAGATATGAACGCCGAGAGTCCTCCAATGAGAACTCCTATAGTATCGGTGCACCAAAGAAGTCCAGGACCAACGCATAGTCAGATGGAAACTCATTGGGAGGAGAGCACACCTACTTGTCGTTACATGAACAAACACTCCAGGTTATTTGATCTATACATTGTTCCTAGAAACACTGCATCCTAGTCGATAACATAGATTCCTGGGAAGGTAGAGCATTAGGCTATTTCAGCTTGGAATGTTTCACATTGACGCGTTTTGCACTCTATATTGACCCTTctatcttcatattttttcatatcctTGGAATTacgttcttttaaaaatagccGATGAATAAGTTGTAAAGTTACTAGAAACTTTATTTCACTAGTAGCCTTACCATCTCAAAACTTCACAACCATAACTCAAGGATTAGAGGaacgaagatatatatatatatatcttttgttaTTTCCTCGTTTTCTTAGTAGGCATGAAACGAAATAGCaatgataaaattgcaaaatcaaatttatcagAATCGCGAAgtagaaaactttttttttctttaaccaGATAGCGAAAATAGTAAATTCTAGGATCTAGTATTTACCTAGAATGCCTTGAGAATATACAATCCAGGATCCAGTGAGAGTGAGAATTACATCATGACACACCTGTGCCTGTGCTTACACCAGTAGCTGCTTGTTACAATTTCCGCTATTGTGAATGCTCTGCAAAGCTACTCGATCAATGCGGATGATACGGAGTCCGAGCTGGCTGCAATACCCGAGAGCCCAAAATCTGACAGCACCTTGCATGGCAGCAGTGGTGGATCGCTCGGCGAGCTGGAGGAAACACCGACCGCTGTCACGAGAAGTATTTCGCTACACGGATCTAGAATCACGACCGATATTTTGACGAAAACGGATTGGAACAATCAGAATGTTATCAAGAAGTCGGAAGGAATCAGCAGACCTACTTGGTTTCTTGGAAGCGAGGAGGAATCTCATCAGGTAATTgattggaaagaagaaagaagtctaatttctttctaaattaaataaatgtaactaTGGACGAGAGTTttgtttagtttttttatttaagttttatttttaaagtgaatTTGAGAATGAAACTCTCATaagttgatttattttttgtaataaatattgtgttGAGAATGAAcagtatttttgaataatcatttttaaccTATTTTTCTCTTGCaatcttttaaaaacaactctcgaatatattcgtattttaaCAGTAAAGCTCTCGAAAAATTCTTGCTatcaaaagttattttttacgaGAAAATACTGCGTCCAGTAAGTAACAatctgttaataaaaataacttttgatAGTAATTCTCGAGAGTTTCATATTCTTAGTTCCAATATCCATCGCGAAATATATCTCGTTCACAACATCGTGCGAACGATATTGCGTCATAAAATATCTTacgatttacaaaattaattttctattattttcttggGCCAGAGTACGAAGATTGGACCTCAAAAGAAGTGGAGTGTGCACGAAGGAGTAAAGATGATGGTGACGAGTACTTTGTTAACTGGTCAAGCAGATCTACAGAGATACACTTCAAGAATCGAGAAAGTGACGGAAAGAGCGGAAAAAGGGATTTTGGATAAAGCGATCCCAGAGAAACCAGCGACAGAGAAAGCTGCTCAAGAAAGGAACGTCACTGTACAAATAGCTTTTAATGGAGACATCGCCTCCTCGAAACCTTTTGGGTTATCCACTGCTCTTGCGACTACTTTACCTGCCCAAGTTCAAAAGTAATCagaatttttcgttatatCACGCGTacgattgaataatttttaacacaaatgaatataattacagATACGATTTTTCCAAGGAGAAGATACCTCCAGCAGGTTCCAGTAATTCAGATTCACCGAATTCTAAGCAATTGGGTCGTCAGAAGCGCATAGAGCAGACAGTGACCATAGCCTCGCCTGTGTCACCAGGTCAAGTGGTTACGGTGACGAGCAGCGACCAATCGAGTTCTCCAGCGGTGAGCTCGATCTCGTCTCAGATCACGAGCACGGATAATGGGCAGCATCCGAGCTGGAACGAGCCTCCTCATCCTCTAACTGCACCGACTGTCGAGAGACTTTTGCCAATCGGCACCACGATTCGCCCGGCtggtaaatatttgtatttggaaaaaacgataggtaatttttcatcaatttgtcGATAATTCTGTAGGTCCAAGACCAGCTCAGAGAATTCTGCGTTGCGAGGATACTTACGGATCGCCTGAATCACCATTGTCCAAGATGGACGTGTTGACAGTCAGTGAGtaatgtttcaaaattaataaaatcttgtgTATtactttgtattaattatattaattttcaggtTCCTCGTTCGATCAAGATAGTGAAACGTGCATATCTAGCGATATAACGAGTCCTCGAAGTATTTCGCAGCTGGAGTTTCCATTGCCTGAACGATTGTTACCAGTTGGCCCTCACAGAGACTTCACCGGCCTCGTTGAGCACGTTCGTCAGGTGCTTGGTGTCCGAGAGATTGAAGGTAATATTATTCTCatccgataaaaaaaaaaaaaataaccaaaattttttctccaacAACGATATCTTTTGTCAGATTCCAACAAATACAATAACGGAAATAGCGGGAAAACTGATGGACAAGCACCGATAAAACAAGATAGCACAACATCTGAGAACATGGTAATTTGTAGAACCTTTCCTCATCGTCTTAAGAACGAAATAACAGAGTTCGATTTCTCAGTCAGCGTCTCTAGTTCCAACATCGAACGAGATACAATCGAGCAGATCGACGAGTCCAAGGAGATTGATCAAGCAGGTAGCTTTGGAATCGCCGCCTCCAGCGATAGAGTCCTCGGATTATCCCGTTCGAGCATTCGATCCCGATCGAAGAGGCAGAGCAAAGGATCACGTTCGTATTCAACGAGACAAGCGAAAGGATAGTATCACTGGCCACGATGGTCCATTAACCAGGCGTGCAGAATCCTGGTAAATTTCACTGGAATACCTCGTCAGAATTGCTGGACGAGCACGGTACATTatctaacattaaaaatagttCATTTCGAGCCAATTTCTGTAGGAGAAGAATAACATTATTCCTATTGTCATTATTCTTATGTTAGACAAAAGCACGCGATCAAACTTGTGCCAAAActgttaataatttcaaaattaagttGATCAAatccttttaattattattgcattgtgaataaatatgattttctgcgtttttattttttaattgtattaaattgtaCTTttgtctatataatatatataatattgatgaagATAATGTGAAACCGTATTCATCTGGCAATTCTGttcttcatatatttaatttctttgaaaattcaacACGATCCATTATGATTCTCTATCGATTCATAGGTCTGGTCCTCAATTGCAGCCTAATTTCGATATCGCCTCGCAACAGGCCTATCACGCTGATTTCAACTTGAAACAAAGTTTATTTCGCATTGGAGACGATTGTATTTACGAGAGGTAGCAATTcgatgtatattaataaatgtattcattttcgaattgaattaaatttcttgcAATTTATTGTAGATGTTCGGAGTGTGGAACGATAAAGGAGGAATATTCAGATGAGGAACTTGGTCTGTGTATTATCAATCTGGGCACGTTTATCCATCGTGAACCATCCTTAGCAGCCCCACTTTTGCCTGAAATCTTACGTGTCGTCACAAAGTCAGTCTTTTATTTCACctgtttttaattgttttgcaAACAATATCACGATAATGTTCGTTCACAGGGTGGCTCTCAATGCGATGTATCCTTGGCAAAGCGAGACCAACATGCATCTACCTGGTGGTGCAATCAGCGTGGCCCATCAGTTCCTCCGATGCGTGCTTCATCAATTGGCGCCTAATGGTGTCTTCTTGCAAATGTTCCAAACGCATTTAAATGGTACAATGATTCTTACAGATTGATTCTTTTATGAAACGCACGATTCATTTAAAGGATCTATTTATCTTTCAGAATCTACaagaatgcaattttttaagaGTGTTACTCAGGCTCTAGTCGATTTCAACGAATTGAATCCAATAGCACCTCTGCAATTATTGCTCGAGGTAttctaatgcaaattttagatattttataaaaattataaccaacacaatttatatcaaaaaaattaaatttctatcgcaaatttcaaaaagaaaaatttcttcaataaatcaagatcaagaataatttgtatatctttcagtattataaataattttaataattgaatttcagaatttattattactatattattactatattattactatattacttattattattataattacttaaatcACTATCTTatgatacaaataattcattaatcaaTCTCtcattataacatatataaacatatttcttaataaattctaaatttcaggCCTTAAACGCGAAAAAATCTCTGCCAATGGAACGCCTCCCGATAATACTATTCAACATAGCCTGTTATTTGGATTGCTTGCCCCTGGAAACGGGCTTGAGCCCAGGTGCAACAACCTGGAGTGGTCTTCTCGCGCAATTCGATGGCCTATTTCGCAGGCTAGTGTTGATGCTCTCGTCCATCGAGGATACCACTCCGTTATTAAGGATCATGATTTCTTTATTGAAGGTCCCGGGCATCCAATTGAAGGTCAGTTATTCGCCGCTCGTAAATAACCTTCACGATCATTATCGTTGCGGAGTGATCGTAGTCGTTACAGGGACCACGTAAACGGAGAATTTATTCCTCCTGAGCTGGCCGGAGCAGTGATCGAGAAGAGATCGTTCGATACTCGTTCCAATCTGATTTATTACACTTTTTTGACGAATTTTTGATTTGCGAtccttttgttaaatttaaagaatctctatttttactttaaaatacactaatttttagatttgttgTATCAATTatgtttgtaattataattttgttaaatttattataaatgtttaatagaGCATGCTGGATCCCTTTGCCAAGGTGTTAAGTTACGCCATACAGAATTCTACTATAAAGTACAATTATCTGACAGACCTGTGCTATCTTTGTCATCGAGGTTTCATCAAAGACAGGGACAAACATTTTTTCGGAAGAACCATCGTATTTGAGCTGATTCAAGCGATTAAATTCAAGACCACGATACCGGATTCCAATTTTCTCTTGCTCTTGCATTTCGTACTTCAGGTAAGGAGAtacatcgtttaaaaattcatgacGTGGACAAATTTGTGCTTCGTATATTTAGGATATCGGCGGCTCGTTACCTAACACGATCGCGTTGGAGAATATCCAAACAGACATATCAccgatttataatacaaacgCTTCCGAGTCCCTGAAGAATCAACTGTCGGACGTGCTCGATTTTTTGGCAGATTTTCACACTTTGAGTAAAGTGAAggtaataaaatatctgatactaaataaatattaataattcatgtcTATGacgaataatgtaaattttctaataatgtaGAGCTATAGCAAAGGAATGCAGGCTGGCCTGAACGAGGATACTTTAGGTGGTATCCTGAAATGTGGTCTCGCGCAATTTGTAGCTCTAGAAATCACCAGAGGCAACAATAGAGAGAACAGAGCTGTAGCTCGCTATCTTCCTTGGCTCTATAGCGCTCCCTCTATGATACAACAAGGGTAATTATGGTTGATGATGATATTCaatgcagaaaaaaaaaatcgaaagttttaaaaaatattgaaatcaatgtCATTTCCAGAGCTCGAGAATATGTGGATTGTATAGGTCATATCAGATTACTATCATGGTTGCTGTTGGGCTCCCTTACGCACACTTCGATGTACGCTGGCAATAATACGCATAACAACCATGGCCAGTCGATCCCATCTGCACAACCAATACCGCAAGAAGTATCTTGTCATGTCGCGGATCATGTGCAAGTTATATTTTCCGGGTTCCCGGAACAATCTAAAGCATCAGTCCTACACATGTCCTCATTATTTCATGCCTTCATATTGTGtcaagtatgtatatatatatatatatatattagtggAATACTTGAATCGTAAATACGTAATTCGTAAGCATTAT is drawn from Apis mellifera strain DH4 linkage group LG5, Amel_HAv3.1, whole genome shotgun sequence and contains these coding sequences:
- the LOC408845 gene encoding protein unc-79 homolog isoform X6, whose translation is MGTRFAAFSLKLTSLHDYYQRLLHGNQPVPSGLDMANTLKFFSQMLLSLLKEVREAPLEMVKSQKYDAERMALYPNLDYKQLYNALTQLIDVVSSIHIGLQAFGQALLQCIACLLPFLDHDLIDNVAYLTASSISVLPLELHQDIVNYLCFYILPFTITRKTEDGTENAASQSIAAVIMMIFQYSNNPAHHCQLLECLMALKPGVVKDILCVVAYGTAPARASAAKLLFYYWPSFNPNLFDRRAVLVKFANDLAPFVCQRDSCPNAGSAEAGKVCYDHRISITFASETPPPMYLCIECANEIHRSHPNQMFYDILHPMQQVSMICENKNCKATDKSAISVCFSTECASYNGNHPIRYCQKCHNNRHDKGRGEDHVYHTALPHISKLDSQTQTYMVQAIVSLLKEAEPLSMDSNRDISEISTNKDSAGFPGSGSSGGGSGGSGGQFDSATLEERQLLGRYGVWLLVGLCTPNQDTSIEILGRLLSMLFHWFHVTAYSFDGTKKSLMHLIFSVGQAESALEKLKTEYVCGWLSEVMKTHYEVFISCLLPHPADYVRVGGHWETLASRTSHLKDGLNRLFCLVPYEVITPDVWDYVMPHWMEAMVNDVPEYELHELKMILCKILDRDMSPLGFDAKKMYNFVAKRFVNTCAKVQEQALNWLQTLTMLEISIPLCQLFSMFSDGVAVMGAMNSTESEQKPSKGTKKEDDEGNAICSVVENESGKSTPLSDDVVPTPRHMEFTTNAELNLSCCILMLDILLKQMELQNVDKHTGIGTWVCKDACRLMKSILASNWNNCHVCATNSECTYCESSVIWHQLCLQLVTYMAPENPAYPPDKIVDESAEEHGRKSPEASRKGDSKSDVVISMPVPEMHSVGGVLAHMPQFFEQIMTATVETVSEQLDLAAIMPTEKVMSAFARAVTLSETDVATATVSVAKPRIIGENDEPLNLSPENESDDFWHTSVGKFRFNIEDLPEQLQYIHKLLKEIMTIDKPDILYYMLQCLNVMCLYGDAFNMAVKDHQGFFIWCQENLLIKNLWELLNGEHSHIAHVTVPLLLHCVTLPCGIDTFWRLIQEEFHNSDWRIRFVAVERVTLIARFMDSTPLRNVISLQAALANAFCYLIASMDDINVYVAQRATLYLGTIHDTAMRSLILCLETQFDSVIVDRPMVLQSLYQLHNSLSDRHILTWEFFLNRFDALFLEAQINLERSGDIPYLRDLRNTDLNSEIFMKKLHRAQEALSQSEGSGTNSIKTLSASFGTKWPYKRTMSAPASMIPRQDTKQEKEKVYSRQYSAPILKRKSSRFGLGQLLGSTPPNNSIPDGHVHSLNMVDETSALPGYTHKIVDLEEADKETMHLLVFLLMQFLSRQDQAYPTDEKPLSKTQGIVLRHLYLLLGYNQTERIFHTSPQRLRVSPVFNVFIANLPQLLDQNHVMGWMMTPPVLAILQHCPCPPQGVPPSDHQTPTYSLWYLEPHNRRSWLMALLVILYKCQYGQQPWCNQLQVLIKIVLNTLDTQHHQCKRIPATVVMSAPSRSRDVSQPSLGVDHELMAMGDMNAESPPMRTPIVSVHQRSPGPTHSQMETHWEESTPTCRYMNKHSSTLHGSSGGSLGELEETPTAVTRSISLHGSRITTDILTKTDWNNQNVIKKSEGISRPTWFLGSEEESHQSTKIGPQKKWSVHEGVKMMVTSTLLTGQADLQRYTSRIEKVTERAEKGILDKAIPEKPATEKAAQERNVTVQIAFNGDIASSKPFGLSTALATTLPAQVQKYDFSKEKIPPAGSSNSDSPNSKQLGRQKRIEQTVTIASPVSPGQVVTVTSSDQSSSPAVSSISSQITSTDNGQHPSWNEPPHPLTAPTVERLLPIGTTIRPAGPRPAQRILRCEDTYGSPESPLSKMDVLTVSSSFDQDSETCISSDITSPRSISQLEFPLPERLLPVGPHRDFTGLVEHVRQVLGVREIEDSNKYNNGNSGKTDGQAPIKQDSTTSENMSASLVPTSNEIQSSRSTSPRRLIKQVALESPPPAIESSDYPVRAFDPDRRGRAKDHVRIQRDKRKDSITGHDGPLTRRAESWSGPQLQPNFDIASQQAYHADFNLKQSLFRIGDDCIYERCSECGTIKEEYSDEELGLCIINLGTFIHREPSLAAPLLPEILRVVTKVALNAMYPWQSETNMHLPGGAISVAHQFLRCVLHQLAPNGVFLQMFQTHLNESTRMQFFKSVTQALVDFNELNPIAPLQLLLEALNAKKSLPMERLPIILFNIACYLDCLPLETGLSPGATTWSGLLAQFDGLFRRLVLMLSSIEDTTPLLRIMISLLKVPGIQLKSMLDPFAKVLSYAIQNSTIKYNYLTDLCYLCHRGFIKDRDKHFFGRTIVFELIQAIKFKTTIPDSNFLLLLHFVLQDIGGSLPNTIALENIQTDISPIYNTNASESLKNQLSDVLDFLADFHTLSKVKSYSKGMQAGLNEDTLGGILKCGLAQFVALEITRGNNRENRAVARYLPWLYSAPSMIQQGAREYVDCIGHIRLLSWLLLGSLTHTSMYAGNNTHNNHGQSIPSAQPIPQEVSCHVADHVQVIFSGFPEQSKASVLHMSSLFHAFILCQLWTMYLEELSKNPSNNEGHITMNILLEFWGKITPCILQLVEYSKVLAEMVNLHFLSLLEALLECGSILLSKLLPLWSPILYSHHVQLPGHLQVRLQNCRDFPPNKMSEHFASSRRESNATLLRWLHRLQFKMGQIEMQSSTATQFYSI